caatttttaaaaatgtccaagGGTTTAGGGAAATAAAAGTTTCTCAATGTAATTACTGATTACAGCTATTTCatgcacagaattttttttaaacttctctcATATGACAGAaccaaaagttaaaataaagGATGCATGAGCAGTCTGCAAAAAAATTGTACAAAGATAATGAAGAATGGGCTAAAAAAAATGGAGACTTAAAAGATACAAACTAGGAAAAATAGACAAATGGATACAATAACAACCAGCTTAATAATGAACTATTTAATTCTAAATAACAAATGAAAATTGTGGAGATGACTGGTTAAAAATTTGCTGATAGAATTTTAAACTTTGTGGGTGATAGCATAATATAATCTAATCAAGATCAAGAGAAGCACAATAATGGCCAGTATCTCCTGCAACATAATGCCAATTATTATTATTCCACAATTGCACTTGAGCTACTCTATGGCAACAAATTCAGATATactgtgagctgcaggtgcaactTTACCTCATTTAAAATACTGCTGCTTGAAAATCCTATTTGTGCCAGTAATCAAAATTCAAATTGAATTAGTCTAACACAGAAATTGAAATCTAATCTTTTGTAGCCTCTGCAACTGAACTTTAGAATCCACCTCAGTAAGGCACACAAAAAGGGCAATGCGAGGAACTCCTGAAAAGCTAATACAATATAAAAAGTTCCTAACACAAGTGCATTTTTTAAACCATATTCAGTTTATCCATTGTTGGCATGCAAACTGGTTACACTTCATCACTGGTGTTCGATATCAacccttgcctctgctcaccaaaTGATCCAGGTCCATGTATGGAGAATACTGATTATTTGCATATACATTGTATTGACAAAATAGATAGTCCTTATGCTTAGAACTTGGGAGACAAGGGTGTTTTTCTTATTTGCCTGCAGTCAATATAAATTCTGCTCTTCGTACTTGAACATCTCTGATTACTACTCCTTTTTGTTCCCAATTTCAGGTGGCAGTCCAGGGGAAAATGGTTTCTTATACCAAAACCTGTATGTTCCATACCAAGGAGAAATTCCAAAAATGGTTCCGATGAACTTATGAGGCATATCATGAAAATACACTGCAGTACAGAAAAACATCCAAACCCACAACAGAAGCAAGGCATTTAAAGCAATAAAGAGTGACTTAATGATTGTAGCTGTAGCCTTTCCTGGCTTTTGCTCCACCTTGTGAAGTTCATTCATGACTGCTATTTCTTCTATTATCATCAGTGCACAGTACGACAATAAGAAGCAGTGACCAGAGATGTCGAAGCCAAGCCACAAATGGCCTTGTTTCTTGCAAGCGTGTAGGTTTTCAAATTCGTGGAGAATGGTCATATTCTGAGATTCGTAGCACTCACCCGTAAAGTTTTCAATAACGTGAAAGATCCTCGTGCTAAGAAACCAAACAGCAGTTCCTACCACACATGAAGTTAAGCGACGTACTGCAAACAGAACATCCCTTTGAACAAAGTAGTTTGAGGTGAAAATAAAAGGAAGCAGCAGGCCCACGGTCCAACCCCAAGAAAATTTGACAAAGTACCTACAagagaatatttttaaataactTTAATACCAAGATAGTTCCTGAATGTTCTTTCTTACATTTTCAATTTAGGGGCTGGTGCAGCATTAAATAACTTATTGCTTATGTTCCTCACTGCGCACCAACACTTAAATATAGCTCCAATTAAAATTTATATGTTGTTGAattttttcagtttttaaaatcgaAGTATTTCTTACAAACCATATTATCTTAGATCTATGGAATAACTCAGTTTTCCCCTATAGTGATTGTCATCTAAGTTTTAATAGTTCTCTCTAAAAACATTAAAGAGGTTAATGAATTGAAAGGGTGGTTAGAAAAACTCTACACAATCAATGTTTAGAATGTGAAATTCTCTATCACAAACCATTTGAAGCAGAATTCATAAATTCTTTTaacagggaattagatagttgtttgcaaaaacagaaatattaaagggtatggcgagcatgcgggacagtgggattagattgggtggctcACAGAAAAATACCGGCACAGACTTAAAGGGCTGAATtgcgtgtttctgtgctgttctatGAAAAGCAAGTAGCCTCACCATAAATTCATTTCAACTAAATGTTACTTTTACAGAGTTTTGAGGGTACTCATACTAAGCTGTAATCACCACATTCTTTTTTTACTTTGACAGTTGGCAGCCGAAGTAAAACGAAGTAGTTTCATTCCATGCAGCAACATTTTTACTTGTGGGCTACTTCCCTACAATATTCTGAAATAAAATTTGCTTTAGGGCTGCAATATGAATAGTAGCAAGAGTCTTCTGTCCATCTCAATATAACCACTATCTCTGTGCTCAAGTGCAATATCCCTCACTTCTGTTTTGTGAAAACATGTAaggaaaaaatggacaccaagcgaAAGGAGATTTTTGGAGAGGCGACCAAAAATGGTCAAGAACTGGATTTTAAGGAAGTTCTTAAAAGGGATGAGGGTTtaggagaattccagagcattcAGTTTAAGTggccgaaggcacggccaccaatggtggggtgaagggggatGCACATGACGCCAGTCATAGGAACAGAGAGCAGGCGGGACCGGGGCATAGATTGCAAGGCAGCAGAAGGTTACAGCAATGGGATGGGGCAAAGCCTGAAGAGAACTAAacgcaaggataagaatttttaatttgaggtgttgggagaccagaagccaatgcaggtcagcatgGAAGCagtaggacttggtgcaggataaggTACAGGCTGCagaattttggataagctgaagttcacGGAAGATGGAGGCTAGGAGGCCGGCCAcgacagcattggaataatcgagtctggaggtgacaaaagcatggatgaaggtttcagcagatgggctgatgcaGTGTGGaaacaggcaatgttatggagttgGAAGGTggtggtctttatgatggagaggatatgaggtgggaaactcagctcaggatcaaacagaactccaaggttgcaaacagtccgaTTCAGCCGGAGACAGtcatggggaggggagtgggatcaaTGGTATAGGTACAGAGTTTATATGGagatcaaagacaatggctttggtcttaccaATGTTTAACTGAGGAAATTGCTGCTCATAAAAAACGGATGacggacaagcaatctgacaacatagaggcagCGGTGGTGGAGGTAGAGTTGGTGTCATTAGCATACATTTGGAAACTGACACCATGTCCACGGatgatgtagatgaggaagaggagggggccaaggaaagACCCTTGGGAGGACACCTGAAGTAACAGTGCAGGGACAGGAAAAGAAGcaattgctggaaatgctctggc
The window above is part of the Heptranchias perlo isolate sHepPer1 chromosome 19, sHepPer1.hap1, whole genome shotgun sequence genome. Proteins encoded here:
- the fitm2 gene encoding acyl-coenzyme A diphosphatase FITM2 produces the protein MKMSLDEFVGLVMALHRDWLRRYLALLLGLITLGGSVLKATQPLAESYFSNRRNVLNVYFVKFSWGWTVGLLLPFIFTSNYFVQRDVLFAVRRLTSCVVGTAVWFLSTRIFHVIENFTGECYESQNMTILHEFENLHACKKQGHLWLGFDISGHCFLLSYCALMIIEEIAVMNELHKVEQKPGKATATIIKSLFIALNALLLLWVWMFFCTAVYFHDMPHKFIGTIFGISPWYGTYRFWYKKPFSPGLPPEIGNKKE